The nucleotide sequence ACGCGGGTAGCATCATGGGCAAAGGCAAGCGGCATAACTACGACCTGCAGCGGGGTCTGAAGATCTTCGACCGGAGCGGTGACCTGCCTGCCCGGGCCGCAGCCCTGTGGGAGCGCATCAGCTTCGCCGAGCAGGACCTGGCACGCGCCTTCTGGGACGCGTACCGCCGGTCGCCGGACATCAAGATCGTCATCGACGATGCGATGATGAACGATTTCGCCGAGAAGATCCGCCCCTACGTCCGCGAGAAGTTCATGCGGGCGGGCGAGACCGCCTGGGTCGAGACGGCCTATCGCTATGTCGACAAGGCATTGTCGTCGAACGTAAGCCAGACGACGCTGCTTTCCGGCCTGCATGCCGGGACCGAGGCGGCCTATGTGGCGATCCGCCAGGCCTATAGCGATCCAGAGGAGCAGGTGGTCGCCTGCCGGACCCTGTCCGAATCCTATGCGCTGGAAACGGATGTGTTCGTCCACCACGCGGTCGACATCACCCGCGCCCAGGTCGACGTTCTGCAGGCCGAGCAGGCCGCCGAGTTCAACCGCCGGGTGATGAACGTGGTCACCCGCTGTGCCAGCGACAGCGACATGCTGCGCAGCCAGGCGAGTAGCACCGCCAATTCGGCGCGTGGCATGCTGGGCAAGACCAGCGAGGTCGCGGCCGCCGCCGAACAGTCGGCAGTGGCGATGCGGGAGGCGGCGCATACGGCGGCCGGCCTCATCCGTGCCATCGAGGATGCTCGCTCCGAGGTCGAGACCGCCGCGGATGTGGCCAGCCGCGCCGGCGACCAGGCCGCGTCGGCGGTCAAGATCAGCCAGGCACTGTCGACCCATGTCGAGGCGATCGAATCGATCCTCGGCCTGATCCGCGACATCGCCGGCCAGACCAACCTGCTCGCCCTCAATGCCACCATCGAGGCGGCGCGCGCGGGCGACGCCGGCCGCGGCTTCGCGGTCGTCGCGCAGGAAGTGAAGAGCCTCGCCAGCCAGACCGCTCGGGCCACCGACGACATTACCGCCAAGATCAGCGCGATCACGGCGGCAACGCGGCAGACGGTCGACGCCAACAGCTCGATCCAGGGCACGGTCGAGGAAGTGCAGACCAGCGCCGACCGCATCCGCCAGGCGATGGAACTGCAGGCCCAGACGGTGACCATGATCACCGCCGCGGTCGACGAGACGGCGCTCGCCGCCGATTCGATGAGCTCGACCATCGCCGCCATCCGATCCGATACCGAGAATGTCGCCCGCGACATCGACGGCGTCGAGCAGGCGTTCGGCCGCTTCTCAGAGCAGATCGGCGAGTTCAAGGGCGCCACCGCCGAATTCATCGCGCGCTTCGCGGCCTAGAAGCAGCTCCCCTGCAAGGGGCGGGGCAGCGCAGCGCTGACGGAGTGGGGCTTGGCAGGGGTGGGCCAAGCTCCTTTCCGCTTCGCGTCACTCCCCCTGTCGGGAGAGGAACGAAGGCGCTAAGCGCACGGCATGAACATCCTCCTCACCGGCGCCAGCCGGGGCATCGGCAAGGCGGCCGCCGATGCGCTCACCGTTGCCGGGCACCGCGTCCTCGGCACGTCCACCAAAGGCGGCGAGGGCCTCATCGCCGCCGACTTCTCCGACCCTGCCGCGGCCGGTGCCTGCTGGGCGGAAGCGGAGCGCCGGCTCGGGCGCATCGACGCGCTCGTCAACAATGCCGGCGTCTATGAAGCGGTGGCCGACGATGCCCCGGAGGCCGAGTGGCAGTCCTCCTGGGCGCGCACCCTGCAGGTCAACCTCCAGGCCGCCGCCGACCTTTCGCGCCTCGCCATCGCCCATTTCCGGGCGAACGGCGGCGGGCGAATCGTCAATGTCGCGAGCCGCGCCGGCTATCGCGGGGATTCGCCGCAGCACTGGCATTATGCCGCTTCCAAGGCCGCGCTGATCGCCGTCACCAAGACGATTGCGCGGGGGTATGCGCACGAAGGCGTCCTCGCCTTCGCCGTCGCGCCGGGCTTCACCGTCACCGAGATGACCGAGGAATATCTCGCCAGCCGCGGCGGCGAGAAGGTCCTCGCCGATATCCCGCTCGGCCGGGTCGCGTCTGCCGCCGAAGTCGGCGAAACCATCCGCTGGCTGGCGACCCAAGCGCCGGCGAGTTCGACCGGCAGCGTCATCGACGTCAATGGAGCAAGCTATGTCCGTTAGCCTCGCCCTTTTCGCGCTCGCCGCGCAGCAGATCGTCGTCCCGCTCGGCAAGGTCCAGAAGGTCGAGCGGCTGCCCGCGCCCATCGCCACCGCCGGCCCGGCCTTCGCCCGCGCCTGCAAGGAGAATGACGATTGGGACAGGCCGGCGCCGCCGGTGCGGGTCCATGGCAACAGCTACTATGTCGGCACCTGCGGGATCAGCGCCATCCTGGTCACCGGCACGGATGGGCATGTGCTGATCGACAGCGGAACGGACAAGGGCGCGGACCTGGTCGCGGCCAACATCCGCCGCCTCGGCTTCCAGCTGAGCGACGTGCGCTGGCTGCTCCATAGCCACGAGCATCACGACCATGTCGGCGGCCATGCCCGCATGCAGCAGCTGACCGGCGCGCAGGTCGCCGCCTCGGCCAATGCCGCGGCGGTGCTTCGAAGCGGGCTGACCGGGGAGGGCGATCCGCAGTTCGGGATCCTGCCGAAGATGATCCCGGTCCCGGTCGCGCGCACCCTGAAGGGCGGCGACAAGCTCCGCCTCGGCCCGATCCAGCTCACCGCCGTCGAGACCAAGGGCCACACGCATGGCGCGCTCAGCTGGACCTGGGTCAGCTGCGAGGGCGCCATCTGCCGCAACATGGCCTATGTCGACAGCCTGTCGCCCGTCAGCCGCGACGATTATCGCTTCACCGATCACCCCGACGTCGTCGCCGCCTTCCGCGACAGCATCGCCAGGGTCGCCGCGCTCGACTGCGAGATCCTGCTGACGCCGCACCCGTCCGCAAGCAACATGATCCAGCGCTTCGCCGGCAAGGCGCCCCTGTTCGATCCCAGGGGCTGCGCCGACTATGGCGTCGCCAAGACGAAGCAGCTCGACGAGCGGCTCGCCAAGGAAGCCGCCGCCAAATGAGCTGGCGCGTGACGCTCGCCTGCAACCGAGCCGAGGGTGAGGCGGTCGGGGACATGGACGAGCCCTTTCCGGACCACCCGAACCCACCCGTCATCGTCGCCGACGAGCCGGACGAGCATCGTCCCGACGACTGGCGCATCCACGCCTACTTCGAGGAGCAGCCGACGGGCGACGAACTGGCGGTGCTCGCGGGCCTCGCCAGCGGTGAACCGATCGTCGAGCGCCTCGCCGACAAGGACTGGGTGACGGTCAGCCAGGCCGGGCTCGAACCGATCCGCGCCGGCCGCTTCTTCGTCCACACACCCGCCCATGCGCCGGAAGAAGGCGCCATCAACTTCCTGATCGATGCGGGCCTCGCGTTCGGGACCGGCCATCACCACACGACCAAGGGCTGCCTGGAGGCGCTCGACCGGCTGGAGCGGGACGGGCGGAGCTTCGCCAATATCGCCGACATCGGCACCGGCACCGGCCTCCTTGCCTTCGCCGCCATGCGCCTGTGGCCCGAAGCGCGGGCGATCGCGACCGACATCGACCCGATCAGCATCGACGTCACCGCCGACAATGCGCGGGTGAACGGCGTAGCCATTGGTGAAGGCAAGGGCGAACTGGCGCTGGCGGTCGCCGACGGCATGGACCATCCGGCGCTGGCCGGGCGCGCCCCCTTCGACCTCCTCATCGCCAACATCCTCGCTGGCCCGCTGATCGAGCTTGCGCCGGCCTTCGTGCAAGCGACGGCGCCGGGCGGAACGCTGGTCCTGTCGGGGCTGCTCGACACGCAGGCGGAAGCGGTGACCGCGGCCTACATCGCGGAGGGCTGCCGGCTGATCAGCGCAGGCGAAGGCGAGTGGCGCGTGCTGGTGCTGGAGCGCGGATGAGCGAGTGTCCGCTTTCGACCCCTTGCGGACATTAGGCCGGCGCCTCGGTCATAAGAACTGACCGGGCGCGCCACGGAGTTTGCGGGCACCTTCGTGGAAGTGGTCTGATGGCGGCTCCTTCAGTCGGAACTGCCGCAACACAACTTCGCCCGACGCAGCCTTCAACCTGAAATTGCCGCTCTCCAGCAGCCCAGCCACCCAGTCGAGAAACCCACCAAGGCTCTCGGCGAGAACGACCTTCACATCCTCGTCACGTCCGAACAGGATCACTTGTCCGGCTCGACCTCGGGGCCATGGGGCGAAGTCGAGCCCGATATGGCCGCCTGATCCATCACTGGTCAGCGGCACCCAGCGGGGATTGAAGTAAGCCGGGTCCACGGCGCCTTCCGGCCAAGCACCACCTGGAACAGGGTAACGGTTTCCGCCAAACCCGGCCAAAGTCCTGATCCAGGCTTTCCAGTCGGCCTCCGCCTGTTTGAGCGGCAGCAGCGGAAGTCCATAGATGTGACCTGACCGATCGTCGTTCTCGCCGTCATGCCATTTGTACAATTGCCGGTACGAGCGAGGCATGCGGAAGCCGACCACTTGCTCGAAGATATCGATCTGCGCGTCCGTGGCTGGCGGATTCAAGATATACCTATCTCGCGGCAAATGGGCCGCGTACCACGCGTCGAGCCGTGCGAGCACCGGCGCGATGTCCTCGTCAAGCATCGGCTTCGCTTCGCCTGCTGGCCGCTTGGGCAGGCTACCCATCGGTCTCGCTGGCCCCATTGCGATCTGGCGCATGGCGCAGGCGGTAGGCAGCAGTCCACCGATGAGGCAGGCGCCCAGGACCGAACCACCGATCAGCAGATTGCGCCTAGTCTGGTCCATGTTCATCCATGCGGTCAACGTAGCCGCTATTCGCTAACGTCCGCTTTCCACCCTTAGCGGACATTGCGAAAACCCCTCTTGGCTGGTGACTAAGCGCCCGCCTCCGCGACGATCCGCGCCCATTCGGCTTCGTCGACCACCCGCACCCCAAGTTCCTCCGCCTTCTTGAGCTTGGAGCCCGCGCCGGGGCCGGCGACCACCAGGTCCGTCTTGGCGCTGACGGAGCCGGCCGCGCGGGCGCCGAGGCGTTCGGCCTGGGCCTTGGCTTCGTCGCGGCTCATCGTTTCGAGGCTGCCGGTGAAGACGATGGTCTTGCCGCTCCATTCGGTCTCGCGGGCCTGGCTGACGAAGGGGGCGGGGCGGGCGAGGTCGAGGAGGGCGGCCACTTCCTCCCGGTTGTGCGGCTCATGGAAGAAATCGTGCACCGCCTCCGCGACCACCGGGCCCACGCCCTCGACGGCGGAGAGTTCGGCGATGCCTTGCTCGCCCACAGCCGCCGCCTGCAGCGCCTCGATCGTGCCGAAGCATTTCAGCAGGTCTCGCGCCGTGACGATGCCGACGTGGCGAATGCCGAGGCCGAACAGAAGCCGCGCGCCCTCGAAGCCCTTCCGTGCCTCGATCGCCGCCAGCAGATTGTCGACGCTTTTCTCCTTCCAGCCCTCCCGCCCGAGGATATGGTCGCGCCGCAGCCGGAAGATGTCGGACGGCTTCTCGATCAGCCCGGCTTCTGCGAATTCGACGATGCTCTTTTCGCCAAGGCCCTCGATGTCCATCGCGCCGCGGCTGACGAAATGCTTCAGCCGCTCAAGCCGCTGCGCCGGGCAGATGAGGCCGCCGGTGCAGCGCACGTCCACCTCGCCCTCCTCGGCGACCGCTTCCGAGCCGCAGGCGGGGCAGTGATCGGGATAGACGAAGGCGGGGCGATCCTCGTCGGGCGTGAGGTTTTCGACCACCTGCGGGATGACGTCGCCAGCGCGCTGGATCCGGACGCGGTCGCCTTCGCGTAGGCCGAGCCGGGCGATCTCGTCGCGATTGTGGAGCGTGACGTTGCTGACGATCACTCCGCCAACCCCGACCGGGGTCAGCCGCCCGATGGGCGTGAGCTTGCCGGTGCGGCCGACCTGGATCTCGATCCGCTCCAGCGTCGTCTCGGCCTTTTCGGCCGGGAACTTGTGCGCGATCGCCCAGCGCGGCGCGCGGCCGACGAAGCCCAGCCGCTCCTGCAGGTCCAGCCGGTCGAGCTTGTAGACCACGCCGTCGATGTCGAACGGCAGGTCGGCGCGCTCATGCTCGATGGCGGCATAATGGCGCATCGCTTCTTCCGCGTCGGCGCAATGGACGAAGCGCTGATCGACCGGGAAGCCGAGGGAACGCAGCCGCTCCACCGCCCCGGCCTGGGTGGTCCCCAGCGGCTCGGACGTTTCGCCCCAGCCATGGGCGAGGAAGCGCAAGGGGCGCGCGGCGGTGACCGACGGGTCCTTCTGGCGCAGCGATCCGGCCGCGGCGTTGCGCGGGTTGGCGAAGACCTTGCCCCCGCTCGCCGCCTGCCGCTCGTTCAGCGCGGCGAAGTCGGCCTTGGACATGTAGACCTCGCCGCGCACCTCGAGCACCGCCGGCGCGCCGGCCAGCGCCTGCGGGATATCGGGAATCGTCCGCACATTCGCCGTCACATCCTCGCCGACTGCGCCGTCCCCGCGCGTCGCCGCCAGCACCAGCCGCCCGTCCTCGAAGCGAAGCGAACAGGACAGGCCGTCGATCTTAGGTTCGGCCGTCAGCGCCAGCGGTTCGTCTTCCGGGAGGCTCAGGAAACGGCGCATGCGACGGACGAAGTCGTGCACCTCGTCGGCCGAGAAGGCATTCTCGAGGCTGAGCATGGGCCGCGCGTGGGTGACCTTGGCGAGCGCGGTCGAAGGCGCGGCGCCGACCTGCCGGCTGGGGCTGTCCCCTCGGACCAGGTGCGGAAACTCGGCCTCCAGCGCCGCATTCTCCCGCATCAGCGCGTCATAGTCGGCGTCGCTGATCTCCGGCGCGTCCTGGTCGTGGTAAAGCCGGTTGTGGCGGGCGATCTCCTTCGCCAGCCACCGCAGCCGCCGCCCGGCCTCGACCTCGTTCATGCCATGTCCGCCAGCAGCGCCGCCATCTTCGCGACGCTGTTCATATTGCGTGCGGTCCCTGCCGCGACGGCCGGCAGCTTGAGCTTGCTGGTGCCGATGCCCTCGCCATAGGAAACGTAGATGGCACGGGGGCCGAGCGCCATCCGCTCGCCCCCGACCTGGCGCGCTTCTGCCAGCATGGCGGCGGTCGGCGGCTCGTCGATCACATGCGCCATGACCCTGCTCGGCTTGTCGTCCGTGAAGGGATTGCCGGTAACAAGTGCGGTCATCTCGCCGGCCGAGCGCACGAAGACGGGGACGGGCTTGCCGAAATGGCCGGCGATCCTGGCGGCGACGCGGGCGCGGACCTCCGCTTCGTCGAGATCGCTGGTCAGCAGCAGATTGCCGCTGGCGATGAAGGTGCGGACCTGGCCAAAGCCGCACTCCTCGCCCATCCGCTTCAGTTCGCTCATCGGCAGCTTGCCCGTGCCGGCCACGTTCACCGCGCGGAGCAGCGCGACATAGGCGGTCACCCGAACAGCTCGTCCAGATAATCGTTGAGCGCTGCCCAGCTGCGGCGTGCGGCTGCGGCATTGTAGTCAACCCCCGGGATGCCGAGCGTCGCGGCGGCGGGGTTGGTGAAGGCGTGGCCGACATGGCCATAGCCGTGGATCTGCCAGTCCGCGCCGGCGTCGGTCAGTTCCTTGGCGAGCCCGACCACCGCTTCGGGCGGCACCATCGGATCGTCCCAGCCGTGATAGGCGACCACCTTGGCCCTGATCGGCTGCGGCGGCAGGTCGGGCGCATCGAACAGGCCGTGGAAGCTGGCGACTCCGGCGATGTCCACGCCGGAGCGGGCGAGGTCGAGGACGCACAGGCCGCCGAAGCAATAGCCGATGGCCGCGATCCGGCCCGGGTCGACGCCTTCCTGGGCCCTGGTCACCTCGACGATGTCCAGCATGCGGTCGCGAAGCGCGGCGCGGTCTTCCTTGAGGCGGGTCATGTGGCCGAAGGCGAGATCGCGCTCGTCCGGACCATTGTAGCTGCGTCCCCACAGGTCCGCGACCAGGCAGGAATAGCCGCGCGCCGCGAGATCGCGGGCAAAGCCCATCTCGAGGTCGCTCACCCCGGCGAAGGTCGGCACGATGATGACCGTCCCGCGCGCCGCCCCGCCGGTGCCGACGAACACGCTCCGCAACGGCTCGCCGCCAAATTCGTGGGTGATGGTTCGCTCGGTCATCGTTCCTCCTGTCATGCCGTCTCCAGCAGCCGCGCCGCCTGGGCGCGGGCCTCGTCGGTCACTGCCGCGCCGGACAGCATCCGCGCAATCTCTTCCTGCCGCTCATGGGCTTCGAGCCGGCGGACGGTGGTTCGGGTGCCCTCGGCGCCGTGGCTCTTTTCGATTCGGTAGTGATGGCGCGCGCGGGCGGCGACCTGGGGGCTGTGGGTGACGACCAGCAGCTGGCTTCGCTCCGCCAGCCGAGCGAGCCGCTCGCCGATGGCGCTGGCGACTGCACCGCCGACTCCGCGATCGATCTCGTCGAAGATCATGGTCGAGGCGCCGCCTTCCTCCGCCAGCGCGACCTTGAGCGCGAGGATGAACCGGCTGAGTTCGCCGCCCGAGGCGATCTTGGTCAGCGCGCCGAACGGAGCGCCGGGATTGGTCGACACCTCGAATTCGACCCGGTCGCTGCCTGCCGGGCCAGCCATGCCGGGCTGGACCATGGTGCGGAAGCGGGCCGACTCCAGCTTCAGCGGCGCGAGCTCGTTCGCCACCGCCTCGTCGAGCCGGGCGGCGGCGGTGCGGCGGGTTTCGGTGAGGGTGGCGGCGGCCTCGGCATAGGCGGCCTCGGCGAGGTCGAGCGCCTTCTCCATCTCGGCGATGCGTTCGTCGCCGCTGTCGATCGCCTGGCGCTGTTCGCGCATCCGGTGGAGCAGTTCGGCGAGGCGGTCGGGCTCGACCCGGTGCTTGCGGGCGAGGCCGCGAAGCTCGAACAGGCGGGCTTCGGCTTCCTCCAGATCCTCGGCCGAGAAGTCGAGTTCGCCGCGAGCGCGGGCGACCTTCTCCTCCGCTTCGCCGCCTTCGATGATGGCGCGATCGAGCGCGGCCAGCGCCTCGGCCAGCAACGGGTGCGCGTCGCTGATCCGCTCCAGCCGCCGGGCAGCCTGGCGAAGCTGCGACAATCCCCCGTCGGAACCGGTGAACAGGGAGGCGAGTCCGTCGAGATCCTCCTGGATCCGGGCGAACTGCTTCATGCCGGCGCGCTTTTCGGCCAGCGCCTGTTCTTCGCCTTCCTCCGGCTCGAGCCTGGCCAGTTCGGCGATGCTGTGGTCGAGGAAGTCGCGGTCACGGTCGGCGTCCGACTGGGCGCGGCGGAGCTGGTCGAGTTCGCTGCGCAGATCGGACAGGCGGGTCCAGAGGCGCGCGGCCGGCCCGCTGTCGATCCGGCCGAAGGCGTCGAGCAAGGCGCGGTGACCACGCGGGTCGAGCAGGCCGCGATCGTCATGCTGGCCGTGGATCTCGACCAGGCTCGCGCCCGCTTCGCGCAGGGTGGCCGCGGGTACCGGCGATCCGCCGAGGAAGGCGCGGCTGCCGCCATCGGCCTTCAAGGTACGGCGGAAGACGAGGGCCTCGCCCGCCTCATGCTCGATCCCCGCCTCGTCCAGCGCGGCAAGGGCAGGGTGGCCGCCGGGCAGCTCGAACTCGGCGGTGACGGACGCGCCGTCCTCGCCGGCACGGACCAGCCCACTGTCGGCGCGGACGCCCAGCGCGAGGCCGAGCGAATCGAGCAGGATCGACTTGCCGGCGCCCGTCTCGCCGGTCAGCACCCCAAGGCCGTCGCCGAAATCGAGGGTGAGCCGGTCGATCAGCACCACGTCACGGATGACGAGCTGCCTCAGCATCCCCCCGGCCCCCGGCTCTCCGTCAGGCCGCGCTCTGCGGCGCGTTGGGGACGTGCCGGCGGACAAGCGCATAGGCGCGCTCGTACCAGACCGTGCCCGGATAGTTGCGGCCGAGGACCGCGGCCGACTTGACCGCCTCGTCCGGCAGGCCGAGCGCCAGATAGCTTTCGGTCAGGCGCATCAGCGCCTCGGGCGCGTGGGTGGTGGTCTGATATTTGTCGACCACTTCGCGGAAGCGGTTGACGCTCGCCAGCCAGTTGCCCGCGCGCTGGTAATAGCGGCCGACTTCCATCTCCTTGCCGCCGAGCTGGTCGTTGATGAGGTCCAGCTTCAGGCGCGCGTCGGCGGCGTAGCGGCTCTCGGGATAGCGGCGGATGAGCTCGTTGAAGGCATCGCCCGCCTGGCCCGTGATCTTCTGGTCGCGGGTGACGTCGGCGATCTGATTGTAATAGCTCATCGCGATCAGATAGTTGGCGTAGGGCGCG is from Sphingomonas sp. LHG3406-1 and encodes:
- a CDS encoding methyl-accepting chemotaxis protein, producing the protein MGDAGSIMGKGKRHNYDLQRGLKIFDRSGDLPARAAALWERISFAEQDLARAFWDAYRRSPDIKIVIDDAMMNDFAEKIRPYVREKFMRAGETAWVETAYRYVDKALSSNVSQTTLLSGLHAGTEAAYVAIRQAYSDPEEQVVACRTLSESYALETDVFVHHAVDITRAQVDVLQAEQAAEFNRRVMNVVTRCASDSDMLRSQASSTANSARGMLGKTSEVAAAAEQSAVAMREAAHTAAGLIRAIEDARSEVETAADVASRAGDQAASAVKISQALSTHVEAIESILGLIRDIAGQTNLLALNATIEAARAGDAGRGFAVVAQEVKSLASQTARATDDITAKISAITAATRQTVDANSSIQGTVEEVQTSADRIRQAMELQAQTVTMITAAVDETALAADSMSSTIAAIRSDTENVARDIDGVEQAFGRFSEQIGEFKGATAEFIARFAA
- a CDS encoding SDR family NAD(P)-dependent oxidoreductase, with amino-acid sequence MNILLTGASRGIGKAAADALTVAGHRVLGTSTKGGEGLIAADFSDPAAAGACWAEAERRLGRIDALVNNAGVYEAVADDAPEAEWQSSWARTLQVNLQAAADLSRLAIAHFRANGGGRIVNVASRAGYRGDSPQHWHYAASKAALIAVTKTIARGYAHEGVLAFAVAPGFTVTEMTEEYLASRGGEKVLADIPLGRVASAAEVGETIRWLATQAPASSTGSVIDVNGASYVR
- the bla gene encoding subclass B3 metallo-beta-lactamase — translated: MSVSLALFALAAQQIVVPLGKVQKVERLPAPIATAGPAFARACKENDDWDRPAPPVRVHGNSYYVGTCGISAILVTGTDGHVLIDSGTDKGADLVAANIRRLGFQLSDVRWLLHSHEHHDHVGGHARMQQLTGAQVAASANAAAVLRSGLTGEGDPQFGILPKMIPVPVARTLKGGDKLRLGPIQLTAVETKGHTHGALSWTWVSCEGAICRNMAYVDSLSPVSRDDYRFTDHPDVVAAFRDSIARVAALDCEILLTPHPSASNMIQRFAGKAPLFDPRGCADYGVAKTKQLDERLAKEAAAK
- a CDS encoding 50S ribosomal protein L11 methyltransferase — encoded protein: MSWRVTLACNRAEGEAVGDMDEPFPDHPNPPVIVADEPDEHRPDDWRIHAYFEEQPTGDELAVLAGLASGEPIVERLADKDWVTVSQAGLEPIRAGRFFVHTPAHAPEEGAINFLIDAGLAFGTGHHHTTKGCLEALDRLERDGRSFANIADIGTGTGLLAFAAMRLWPEARAIATDIDPISIDVTADNARVNGVAIGEGKGELALAVADGMDHPALAGRAPFDLLIANILAGPLIELAPAFVQATAPGGTLVLSGLLDTQAEAVTAAYIAEGCRLISAGEGEWRVLVLERG
- a CDS encoding SMI1/KNR4 family protein; its protein translation is MNMDQTRRNLLIGGSVLGACLIGGLLPTACAMRQIAMGPARPMGSLPKRPAGEAKPMLDEDIAPVLARLDAWYAAHLPRDRYILNPPATDAQIDIFEQVVGFRMPRSYRQLYKWHDGENDDRSGHIYGLPLLPLKQAEADWKAWIRTLAGFGGNRYPVPGGAWPEGAVDPAYFNPRWVPLTSDGSGGHIGLDFAPWPRGRAGQVILFGRDEDVKVVLAESLGGFLDWVAGLLESGNFRLKAASGEVVLRQFRLKEPPSDHFHEGARKLRGAPGQFL
- the ligA gene encoding NAD-dependent DNA ligase LigA — its product is MNEVEAGRRLRWLAKEIARHNRLYHDQDAPEISDADYDALMRENAALEAEFPHLVRGDSPSRQVGAAPSTALAKVTHARPMLSLENAFSADEVHDFVRRMRRFLSLPEDEPLALTAEPKIDGLSCSLRFEDGRLVLAATRGDGAVGEDVTANVRTIPDIPQALAGAPAVLEVRGEVYMSKADFAALNERQAASGGKVFANPRNAAAGSLRQKDPSVTAARPLRFLAHGWGETSEPLGTTQAGAVERLRSLGFPVDQRFVHCADAEEAMRHYAAIEHERADLPFDIDGVVYKLDRLDLQERLGFVGRAPRWAIAHKFPAEKAETTLERIEIQVGRTGKLTPIGRLTPVGVGGVIVSNVTLHNRDEIARLGLREGDRVRIQRAGDVIPQVVENLTPDEDRPAFVYPDHCPACGSEAVAEEGEVDVRCTGGLICPAQRLERLKHFVSRGAMDIEGLGEKSIVEFAEAGLIEKPSDIFRLRRDHILGREGWKEKSVDNLLAAIEARKGFEGARLLFGLGIRHVGIVTARDLLKCFGTIEALQAAAVGEQGIAELSAVEGVGPVVAEAVHDFFHEPHNREEVAALLDLARPAPFVSQARETEWSGKTIVFTGSLETMSRDEAKAQAERLGARAAGSVSAKTDLVVAGPGAGSKLKKAEELGVRVVDEAEWARIVAEAGA
- a CDS encoding DUF1697 domain-containing protein encodes the protein MTAYVALLRAVNVAGTGKLPMSELKRMGEECGFGQVRTFIASGNLLLTSDLDEAEVRARVAARIAGHFGKPVPVFVRSAGEMTALVTGNPFTDDKPSRVMAHVIDEPPTAAMLAEARQVGGERMALGPRAIYVSYGEGIGTSKLKLPAVAAGTARNMNSVAKMAALLADMA
- a CDS encoding alpha/beta fold hydrolase, with product MTERTITHEFGGEPLRSVFVGTGGAARGTVIIVPTFAGVSDLEMGFARDLAARGYSCLVADLWGRSYNGPDERDLAFGHMTRLKEDRAALRDRMLDIVEVTRAQEGVDPGRIAAIGYCFGGLCVLDLARSGVDIAGVASFHGLFDAPDLPPQPIRAKVVAYHGWDDPMVPPEAVVGLAKELTDAGADWQIHGYGHVGHAFTNPAAATLGIPGVDYNAAAARRSWAALNDYLDELFG
- the recN gene encoding DNA repair protein RecN; this encodes MLRQLVIRDVVLIDRLTLDFGDGLGVLTGETGAGKSILLDSLGLALGVRADSGLVRAGEDGASVTAEFELPGGHPALAALDEAGIEHEAGEALVFRRTLKADGGSRAFLGGSPVPAATLREAGASLVEIHGQHDDRGLLDPRGHRALLDAFGRIDSGPAARLWTRLSDLRSELDQLRRAQSDADRDRDFLDHSIAELARLEPEEGEEQALAEKRAGMKQFARIQEDLDGLASLFTGSDGGLSQLRQAARRLERISDAHPLLAEALAALDRAIIEGGEAEEKVARARGELDFSAEDLEEAEARLFELRGLARKHRVEPDRLAELLHRMREQRQAIDSGDERIAEMEKALDLAEAAYAEAAATLTETRRTAAARLDEAVANELAPLKLESARFRTMVQPGMAGPAGSDRVEFEVSTNPGAPFGALTKIASGGELSRFILALKVALAEEGGASTMIFDEIDRGVGGAVASAIGERLARLAERSQLLVVTHSPQVAARARHHYRIEKSHGAEGTRTTVRRLEAHERQEEIARMLSGAAVTDEARAQAARLLETA
- a CDS encoding outer membrane protein assembly factor BamD; its protein translation is MLLKPSRPLALLLVCAVALPVAGCARNRTRADTAYVARDVNTLYGLAKSRLDRGDYQQAAKLFDEVERQHPYSVWARRAQLMSAFSYYMAQTYPDAISSAQRFLTIHPGNKDAPYANYLIAMSYYNQIADVTRDQKITGQAGDAFNELIRRYPESRYAADARLKLDLINDQLGGKEMEVGRYYQRAGNWLASVNRFREVVDKYQTTTHAPEALMRLTESYLALGLPDEAVKSAAVLGRNYPGTVWYERAYALVRRHVPNAPQSAA